Proteins from one Cryptomeria japonica chromosome 4, Sugi_1.0, whole genome shotgun sequence genomic window:
- the LOC131031971 gene encoding E3 ubiquitin-protein ligase PUB23, which produces MDPNVEVPSYFRCPISMELMRDPVTVSTGMTYDRESIEHWIYTCNKRTCPATMQELQNLDMIPNHTLRRLIQGWCVANGSKGVDQIPTPRPPIDSLQVTDLLQKAARSKPFQAINALKKLQSLARENERNKRCIVAARPWPILISLLDDFYLESREEIENENSKICEEALGILYLLPVTLEMARLVLDPMTMKSLGLILQRGNGQARLHAVKLLQNVATQRVDWEIIVRQNIDVLHRLVEILRDELCHQATMAALDVVKAMCSESRRNKLKAVESGLVFVLIELLPEAEGRKAEKILDLLDKLLACAEGRAAMNDHAMGIAAVSKKIMRVSESGTRKAVRILWLVSSFWSSTSLVRDMIQFGGVSKLCMVLQMDGAVKTKQKAKEVLKLHAKSWCNSPCFPLHLREYISM; this is translated from the coding sequence ATGGATCCTAATGTGGAAGTGCCATCCTACTTTAGATGCCCAATATCAATGGAGCTCATGAGGGATCCTGTGACTGTTTCTACAGGGATGACATACGACAGGGAGAGCATTGAGCATTGGATTTACACATGCAACAAGAGGACGTGCCCTGCTACCATGCAAGAACTCCAGAATTTAGACATGATACCTAATCATACCCTGCGCCGCCTTATTCAGGGGTGGTGTGTGGCCAATGGCTCAAAAGGGGTGGACCAGATTCCAACTCCAAGGCCACCTATTGATTCTCTGCAAGTCACAGATCTGCTCCAAAAGGCGGCTAGATCTAAGCCTTTTCAAGCAATCAATGCTCTCAAGAAGCTCCAGTCTCTTGCCAGGGAAAATGAGAGGAATAAAAGATGCATTGTGGCGGCTAGACCTTGGCCTATTCTTATATCTCTTCTTGATGATTTTTATTTAGAGTCTCGAGAAGAGATTGAGAATGAAAACTCTAAAATCTGTGAGGAGGCTTTGGGGATTCTTTATCTCCTTCCGGTGACACTGGAAATGGCAAGGTTGGTATTGGACCCCATGACCATGAAATCCCTGGGATTGATTCTGCAGCGAGGAAATGGCCAGGCAAGATTGCATGCAGTCAAGCTGTTGCAGAACGTTGCAACGCAGAGGGTTGATTGGGAAATCATTGTTAGGCAAAATATTGATGTTTTGCATCGATTGGTGGAGATTTTGAGAGATGAGCTTTGTCACCAGGCTACCATGGCGGCCTTGGATGTTGTGAAGGCCATGTGTAGTGAGTCGAGAAGGAATAAGCTTAAGGCTGTGGAATCTGGTCTAGTTTTTGTTTTGATTGAGCTTCTGCCAGAGGCTGAGGGGAGAAAGGCTGAGAAAATCTTGGATTTGTTAGATAAGTTGCTTGCCTGTGCTGAAGGGAGGGCTGCCATGAATGATCATGCCATGGGTATTGCTGCTGTGTCGAAGAAGATTATGAGGGTTTCTGAATCTGGGACCAGGAAAGCTGTTCGAATCCTCTGGTTGGTCTCTAGTTTTTGGTCCAGTACTTCTCTTGTTCGTGATATGATTCAGTTTGGAGGTGTGTCGAAGCTCTGCATGGTGCTCCAGATGGATGGGGCGGTCAAGACCAAGCAGAAGGCCAAAGAGGTACTCAAATTGCATGCAAAGAGCTGGTGCAATTCTCCTTGTTTTCCTTTGCATTTAAGAGAGTATATTTCCATGTAA